One Salarias fasciatus chromosome 22, fSalaFa1.1, whole genome shotgun sequence DNA segment encodes these proteins:
- the heyl gene encoding hairy/enhancer-of-split related with YRPW motif-like protein, translating to MKRPHDYSSPDSDTDEFIDVGQEDGYCPVTGSMSPGSASQILARKKRRGIIEKRRRDRINHSLSELRRLVPSAFEKQGSSKLEKAEILQMTVDHLKLLHAMGGKGYFDARALAVDYRTLGFRECVGEVVRYLSSLEGESPDPIGARLVSHLSHCATELDPLLLQSPPASTLPFAPWPWASFPQISAASQASSSPPFPSGRRDLALLGSYPSPASLRLAPLAGCQQGVPQLLAPAALATVHRLPSLAAPPALGPSRPTQPSPHSTTKASPLTPAAPSSSSPPTASSSSSTPSSSTPPQVSFRPFAPLASPAAQRRALSGSAKAAQGWGTEIGAF from the exons ATGAAGAGGCCGCACGACTACAGCTCCCCGGACTCGGACACAGATGAGTTCATTGACGTGGGACAAGAGGACGGCTACTG TCCCGTCACCGGCTCCATGTCTCCGGGCAGCGCCTCGCAGATCCTGGCCAGGAAGAAGAGACGAGGG ATCATAGAGAAGAGGCGCAGGGACCGGATCAACCACAGCCTGTCGGAGCTCCGCCGGCTGGTGCCCAGCGCGTTCGAGAAGCAG GGCTCATCGAAGCTGGAGAAAGCAGAGATTCTGCAGATGACAGTGGATCATCTCAAACTGTTGCACGCAATGGGAGGAAAAG gATACTTTGATGCTCGGGCGCTGGCGGTAGACTACAGGACCCTGGGCTTCAGGGAGTGTGTTGGAGAGGTGGTGCGGTACCTCAGCTCGCTGGAGGGCGAGTCCCCGGACCCTATCGGAGCCCGTCTGGTCTCCCACCTCTCCCACTGCGCCACCGAGCTCGACCCTCTTCTCCTGCAGTCGCCCCCGGCCTCCACGTTGCCCTTTGCCCCCTGGCCGTGGGCGTCCTTCccccagatctccgccgcctcgcaggcctcctcctcgcctccgtTCCCCAGCGGGCGGAGGGATCTGGCCCTGCTGGGGAGCTACCCCTCGCCCGCCTCCCTCCGCCTGGCGCCCCTGGCCGGGTGCCAGCAGGGAGTGCCGCAGCTCCTCGCGCCCGCCGCTCTGGCCACCGTTCACCGGCTGCCCTCGCTGGCCGCCCCTCCGGCCCTGGGCCCCTCCAGACCGACCCAGCCGTCACCTCACAGCACCACCAAGGCCTCACCTCTGACTCCCGCcgccccttcctcttcctcccctcctaccgcctcctcttcctcctccactccgtcatcctccacccctcctcaaGTGTCTTTCAGGCCTTTTGCACCGCTGGCGTCTCCTGCAGCTCAACGCAGGGCCTTGAGCGGGTCGGCCAAGGCGGCGCAGGGATGGGGGACTGAGATCGGAGCGTTCTGA
- the zbtb8b gene encoding zinc finger and BTB domain-containing protein 8B, producing MEVPCYLPKLLFELNEQRKRDFFCDCSILVEGRVFKAHRNVLFAGSGYFRALLVHYLQDSGQRYSTASLDIVTADAFSIILDFLYSGRLALNRSNVIEVMSAASYLQMTDLVNFCKSYIRSSLEICSKEKERCTEKENQPEDRAMGPADSGTPTAAISGEEGDAEPCSEAAEADGESAGGTESVTSAPGSSRDMDRAYTSREEFTSGTEEQKGHMEQTNLSSSSPSALTPELVNPKIEYDPDEELIESPDNKDLASYSGPSLHNSHHSRLLPPSPSPSSERSPLGYSPSFNARQLMEILARGEGPSPLGDRAGQRFTQGLGNSAGGSRMDEGLGFGGSSIMEIQTDWLGEDTGDGLVVPVKLHKCPFCPYTAKQKGIMKRHIRCHTGERPFPCPMCGKRFTRQEHLRSHALSVHRHYWPVSCKSCRRTFTGSSVSPGLRRFGICDSCNCVTTTHDDSTPGHPSSQPEAMERSDGGTDWSSFMDDVDEVEVGRVEDLVEKQMLDRQLAVCADVSHTL from the exons ATGGAAGTGCCTTGTTACCTGCCCAAACTGCTGTTTGAGCTCAACGAGCAGCGGAAACGTGATTTCTTCTGTGACTGCAGCATCCTGGTGGAAGGTCGTGTCTTCAAAGCTCACCGCAATGTGCTGTTTGCTGGGAGTGGATACTTTAGGGCCCTTCTGGTTCATTATCTGCAG GACAGTGGACAGCGGTACAGCACCGCATCGCTGGACATTGTAACTGCAGATGCCTTTTCTATTATCCTGGACTTCCTGTACTCGGGCCGGTTGGCTCTGAACAGGAGTAACGTCATTGAAGTGATGTCCGCAGCCAGCTACCTGCAGATGACGGACTTGGtgaatttctgtaaatcatACATTCGTTCATCTTTGGAGATTTGCAGCAAGGAGAAGGAGCGGtgcacagaaaaagaaaaccagccGGAGGACAGAGCGATGGGCCCTGCAGACAGTGGTACTCCCACTGCAGCGATCTCTGGTGAAGAAGGAGATGCAGAGCCCTGTTCAGAGGCCGCAGAGGCTGACGGAGAGTCCGCCGGTGGTACGGAATCAGTGACCTCGGCGCCAGgctccagcagggacatggaccgCGCTTACACTTCCAGGGAGGAGTTTACATCGGGGACTGAAGAACAGAAGGGACATATGGAGCAGACCAACCTGTCATCCTCCTCACCTTCTGCTTTGACTCCAGAGTTAGTGAACCCTAAGATAGAATATGACCCTGATGAGGAACTTATAGAGTCCCCCGACAACAAAGACCTTGCATCGTATTCTGGGCCGTCACTGCATAATAGCCATCATAGCAGACTACTCCCCCCGAGTCCCTCTCCTTCTAGTGAGCGCTCTCCTTTGGGATACAGCCCGTCCTTTAATGCCAGGCAGCTGATGGAGATACTGGCCAGAGGTGAAGGTCCCAGCCCTCTGGGGGACAGAGCGGGCCAGCGCTTCACTCAAGGACTCGGTAACAGCGCTGGAGGAAGCAGAATGGATGAAGGTCTGGGCTTTGGGGGTTCTTCCATCATGGAGATCCAGACGGATTGGCTGGGAGAGGACACAG GTGATGGGCTGGTAGTGCCGGTGAAGCTCCACAAGTGTCCTTTCTGCCCGTACACAGCCAAACAGAAGGGGATCATGAAGAGACACATACGCTGCCACACAGGAGAAAGGCCCTTCCCCTGCCCCATGTGCGGCAAGAGGTTCACCCGGCAGGAGCACCTCCGCAGCCACGCGCTCAGT GTTCACAGACACTACTGGCCGGTGTCGTGCAAGAGCTGCAGGCGAACCTTCACCGGATCGAGCGTTTCGCCCGGCCTCAGGCGCTTCGGCATCTGCGACAGCTGCAACTGCGTGACCACCACCCACGACGACTCCACCCCTGGACACCCGTCCAGCCAGCCGGAGGCCATGGAGCGCTCAGACGGAGGCACTGATTGGTCCAGTTTTATGGACGACGTAGACGAGGTGGAGGTGGGCAGGGTGGAGGACTTGGTGGAGAAACAGatgctggacagacagctggCTGTCTGTGCTGATGTGAGTCACACACTGTGA